A region from the bacterium genome encodes:
- a CDS encoding AglZ/HisF2 family acetamidino modification protein produces MLKNRVIPCLLLQNQGLVKTIRFKEPKYVGDPINAIRIFNEKEVDELIFLDIIASKVGRSPNFEILQNIVGECFMPLCYGGGISRLEDIQKIFSIGVEKISINSFALKNIDFIKQASEIFGSQSIVVTIDVKKNFLGKYKVYDHTRNKITDIDPIEFAITTQEMGAGEILLNSVDRDGTQGGYDIDLIRKITNVLSIPVIAMGGAGKIDDFVDAVKKGNASAVAAGSMFVFHGKHRAVLITYPEYQELEKRLV; encoded by the coding sequence ATGCTAAAAAACAGAGTTATTCCGTGCCTGCTTTTACAAAATCAAGGGCTGGTAAAAACGATTAGATTTAAAGAACCAAAATATGTCGGTGACCCCATAAATGCGATAAGAATATTTAATGAAAAAGAGGTAGATGAATTAATATTTTTAGATATTATTGCCTCAAAGGTTGGCAGAAGCCCAAATTTTGAAATACTCCAGAATATTGTCGGTGAGTGTTTTATGCCTTTGTGCTATGGCGGTGGAATTAGTCGCCTTGAAGATATACAAAAGATATTTTCCATTGGAGTTGAAAAAATTTCTATAAACTCTTTTGCCCTGAAAAATATAGACTTTATAAAACAGGCATCCGAAATATTTGGCAGTCAGAGCATAGTCGTAACGATAGATGTAAAAAAGAACTTTTTGGGAAAATATAAGGTCTATGACCATACCAGAAATAAGATAACAGACATTGACCCGATTGAATTTGCTATCACAACTCAGGAGATGGGGGCAGGTGAGATTTTACTTAACTCCGTTGACCGCGATGGCACACAGGGAGGATATGATATTGATTTGATAAGAAAAATTACAAATGTTTTATCTATTCCGGTAATAGCTATGGGAGGAGCAGGGAAGATTGATGATTTTGTTGATGCGGTGAAAAAAGGAAATGCATCAGCAGTTGCCGCGGGAAGTATGTTTGTTTTTCACGGCAAGCATCGGGCGGTGCTTATTACCTATCCTGAATATCAAGAATTGGAAAAAAGATTGGTATAG
- the hisH gene encoding imidazole glycerol phosphate synthase subunit HisH: protein MIVILDYSMGNSGSILNMLKKIGANAISSSKMPDIEKADKLILPGVGAFDNGMTNLNKSGLIPILNEIIFNKKIPILGICLGMQLLAKRSEEGTLSGLGWLDAEVVRFKFDTSCNLKIPHMGWNTVELVKENCMFNSLEQSRFYFVHSYYVVCHNRLDILAETCYGYNFVSAVQKDNIIGVQFHPEKSHKFGMTLLRNFVEL, encoded by the coding sequence ATGATAGTAATACTTGATTACAGTATGGGGAATTCAGGTTCTATCCTGAATATGCTCAAAAAAATAGGGGCTAACGCTATTAGTTCCTCAAAGATGCCAGATATTGAAAAGGCAGATAAGCTTATTCTTCCAGGGGTTGGTGCTTTTGACAATGGGATGACAAATCTCAATAAGTCAGGATTAATACCGATTCTAAACGAAATAATTTTTAATAAAAAAATCCCGATACTGGGTATCTGTCTTGGGATGCAATTGTTGGCCAAACGAAGTGAGGAAGGAACTTTATCAGGACTTGGCTGGCTGGATGCAGAGGTAGTAAGATTCAAGTTTGACACTTCCTGCAACCTGAAAATACCGCATATGGGCTGGAATACGGTGGAATTAGTCAAAGAAAACTGTATGTTCAACAGTCTTGAGCAATCACGATTTTATTTTGTCCACTCTTATTATGTGGTATGTCATAATAGATTAGATATTCTGGCAGAAACTTGTTACGGTTATAATTTTGTTTCAGCCGTTCAAAAGGACAATATCATCGGTGTTCAATTCCATCCTGAAAAAAGCCATAAATTTGGCATGACATTATTACGAAACTTTGTGGAGTTATGA
- the pseB gene encoding UDP-N-acetylglucosamine 4,6-dehydratase (inverting), whose product MKLDFSNKVVLITGGTGSFGRKFVEILLKEYNPKKLIVFSRDEMKQFEMAQEIFSEKEYENIRYFIGDVRDKERLHRAFHGVDIIVHAAALKQVPAAEYNPFEAVKTNIIGAENVINVAIDQKVDRVIALSTDKATTPINLYGATKLCADKLFVAGNAYSGDANTKFSAVRYGNVINSRGSVIPLFKEKRKTGTIPITDNRMTRFWITLEQGVRFVIKCLSLMKGGEIFVPKIPSMNIMDIAEVIAPECKYEFIGIRPGEKLQEVLIPEDDARHTLEFDDFFVIQPEFSYVTHEKIEGGKPLPDGFRYASNTNDKWLTKEELKRMIEE is encoded by the coding sequence ATGAAGTTGGATTTTTCAAATAAGGTAGTTTTAATAACGGGTGGGACGGGTTCATTTGGCAGGAAATTTGTAGAAATTCTCCTTAAAGAGTATAACCCTAAAAAATTGATTGTCTTTAGCCGAGATGAAATGAAACAATTTGAAATGGCTCAAGAGATTTTCAGTGAGAAAGAGTATGAAAATATAAGATATTTTATAGGCGATGTGCGGGATAAGGAGAGATTGCATCGGGCATTTCATGGAGTTGATATTATAGTTCATGCCGCCGCTCTAAAACAGGTTCCTGCCGCTGAATATAATCCATTTGAGGCTGTAAAAACCAATATCATCGGTGCCGAAAATGTCATCAATGTCGCCATAGACCAAAAGGTTGACCGGGTTATTGCTTTAAGCACAGATAAAGCAACCACCCCAATTAATCTCTATGGGGCTACCAAACTCTGTGCAGATAAACTATTTGTAGCCGGGAATGCCTATTCAGGGGATGCAAATACAAAATTTAGCGCGGTCAGGTATGGTAATGTAATCAATAGCAGGGGTAGTGTTATACCTTTATTCAAAGAAAAAAGGAAAACAGGAACAATACCTATTACCGATAATAGAATGACCCGATTTTGGATTACTCTGGAGCAAGGGGTAAGGTTTGTAATCAAATGTTTAAGTCTTATGAAGGGAGGAGAGATATTTGTTCCCAAGATTCCCAGTATGAATATTATGGATATAGCTGAGGTAATTGCCCCTGAATGTAAATATGAATTTATAGGTATCCGACCAGGAGAAAAACTTCAGGAGGTGCTCATTCCAGAAGACGATGCCAGACATACATTAGAATTTGATGATTTCTTTGTTATCCAACCTGAATTTTCTTATGTAACTCACGAAAAGATAGAGGGAGGTAAGCCACTTCCTGATGGATTCAGATATGCCAGCAATACCAATGATAAATGGCTAACAAAGGAAGAACTAAAAAGGATGATTGAGGAATGA
- the pseC gene encoding UDP-4-amino-4,6-dideoxy-N-acetyl-beta-L-altrosamine transaminase: MKKFIPYGRQWIEDDEIKAVVEVLKSDWVTQGPKVEEFERRITEYCGAKFAVVVSSGTAALHIACLSAGIGKDDEVITSPITFVASSNCVLYCGGRPVFADIEEDTANIASDEIKKRITSKTKAIIPVDFAGHPCDLEAIGKIANENNLIIIKDACHSLGAEYRSQKLEWVKVGSCKHSDMTVFSFHPVKHITTGEGGAVLTNNKEFYEKLLMFRNHGITKEKTRLINKNECLWYYEMQELGFNYRITDFQCALGIKQLERVDDFVARRREIADKYNEAFKDMDAITTPCEKENVKSSYHLYVIQLKKGLNRKEIFDALREEGIGVQVHYIPVHLQPYYQQNMGYKKGAYPKAEQFYERALSLPLFPKMSNKEIERVIKIVPKIIPRGKYNQ; the protein is encoded by the coding sequence ATGAAAAAATTTATTCCTTATGGCAGACAGTGGATTGAAGATGATGAGATTAAAGCAGTAGTAGAGGTGCTAAAGTCTGATTGGGTTACTCAAGGACCAAAGGTAGAGGAGTTCGAAAGAAGAATAACAGAGTATTGTGGGGCAAAATTTGCTGTGGTTGTATCCAGTGGAACAGCGGCTCTTCACATTGCTTGTTTATCGGCTGGGATAGGAAAGGATGATGAAGTAATTACCTCACCTATAACCTTTGTTGCCAGTAGTAATTGTGTGTTATACTGCGGCGGACGACCTGTCTTTGCCGATATAGAAGAGGATACAGCTAATATTGCCTCAGATGAGATAAAAAAGAGAATTACCTCAAAAACTAAGGCAATAATTCCTGTTGATTTTGCAGGACATCCTTGCGATTTAGAAGCAATTGGCAAGATTGCTAATGAAAATAATCTAATCATAATCAAAGATGCCTGTCATTCTTTAGGGGCAGAATACAGAAGCCAGAAGTTAGAATGGGTGAAGGTTGGAAGTTGTAAGCATTCGGATATGACGGTCTTTAGTTTCCATCCGGTTAAACATATTACCACAGGAGAAGGCGGTGCGGTTTTAACCAACAATAAAGAGTTCTACGAAAAACTATTGATGTTTAGAAATCATGGAATTACAAAAGAAAAAACAAGGCTGATAAATAAAAATGAATGTCTCTGGTATTATGAAATGCAAGAATTGGGTTTTAATTACCGAATTACTGATTTCCAGTGTGCTTTAGGTATTAAACAGTTAGAAAGAGTAGATGATTTTGTTGCCAGAAGAAGAGAGATTGCAGATAAATACAACGAAGCGTTCAAAGATATGGATGCGATAACTACCCCTTGCGAAAAAGAGAATGTAAAATCTTCTTACCATTTATATGTTATCCAGTTAAAAAAAGGATTAAATCGAAAAGAAATATTTGATGCCTTGAGGGAGGAAGGAATAGGTGTGCAGGTTCATTATATCCCTGTTCATCTCCAGCCTTATTATCAACAAAACATGGGATATAAAAAGGGGGCTTATCCAAAAGCAGAGCAGTTTTATGAAAGGGCTTTGAGCCTTCCTCTGTTCCCTAAGATGAGTAACAAAGAGATTGAAAGAGTAATTAAGATTGTCCCAAAAATAATACCCAGAGGAAAATATAATCAATGA